Within the Leisingera thetidis genome, the region TGCAGCCCTTGCAGCCCTGGTCCCAGGCCTGCATGTAGACGTCCTTGAAGGCATCAAAGGAGATGTCCTCGGGGCAGTTGATGGTCTTGGAAATCGACGAGTCGATCCATTTCTGCGCCGCCGCCTGCATTTTCACATGCGCCGCGGGGCTCAGCGTCTGGGCGTTCACGAAATAGCCGGGCAGCTTGGCATCGGCGCCGAACTTCTCGCGGTACATCTGCACCGCATAGTCGACCACCTCTTCCTCGGTGCGCGAGCCGTCCTTCTGCAGCACCTTGCGGGTATAGGCATAGGCGAACACCGGCTCGATCCCCGAGGACACGTTGCCCGCATAAAGCGAAATGGTGCCGGTCGGCGCGATCGAGGTCAAAAGCGCGTTGCGGATGCCATGCTCGCGGATCGCGTCGCGCACATCCTCGTCCATGTTCATCATGTTGCCGGACGCCAGGTATTTCTCGGCGTCAAACAGCGGGAAGGCACCCTTTTCCTTGGCAAGATCCACCGACGCCAGATAGGCGGCGCGGGCTATGCTATGCAGCCATTCGTCGGTCTGACGCGCCGCTTCGTCGGTGCCGTACTCCAGCCCCAGCATCAGGAGCGCATCCGCCAGGCCGGTGACCCCCAGGCCAATCCGGCGCTTGTTCCTGGCTTCCTGCGCCTGTGCGTCCAGCGGGAACTTGGACACGTCCACCACGTTGTCCATCATCCGCACCGCGGTGGCGACCAGCTCCTGCATCGCCTCCTGGTCCAGGTGGGCGTTGGTCTCGAACGGGTCCGCCACCAGCCGCGCCATGTTGATCGAACCCAGCAGGCAGGCGCCATAGGGCGGCAGCGGCTGCTCGCCGCAGGGATTGGTGGCCGCGATCTGCTCAACATAGCTGAGGTTGTTGGCCTTGTTGATGCGGTCGATGAAGATCACGCCTGGCTCGGCGTAATCATAGGTCGCCTGCATGATCTTGTTCCACAGGTCGCGCGCCTGCACGGTGTGATAGACCTTGCCGTCAAACTGCAGATCCCAGGAGCCGTCGGATTTGACCGCTTCCATGAAGGCGTCCGTCACCAGCACCGACATGTTGAACATGCGCAGCCGGGCGGGGTCGGACTTGGCGGTGATGAACTGCTCGATATCCGGGTGGTCGCAGCGCATCGTCGCCATCATCGCGCCGCGGCGGGAGCCTGCCGACATGATGGTGCGGCACATCGCGTCCCAGACATCCATGAACGACAACGGGCCGGAGGCATCCGCCGCCACGCCCTTCACATCGGCGCCGCGCGGCCGGATGGTCGAGAAGTCATAGCCGATGCCGCCGCCCTGCTGCATGGTCAGCGCCGCCTCCTTCAGCATGTCGAAAATCCCCGACATGCTGTCCGGCACGGTGCCCATCACGAAGCAGTTGAACAGCGTCACCTGCCGCGCGGTGCCCGCGCCCGCGGTGATCCGGCCCGCGGGCAGGTATTTGAAATCCTCCAGCGCGCCGAAGAATTTCTCTTCCCACACGTCCGGCTTTTTCTCGGCCCGCGCCAGATCGCGGGCGATGCGCCGCCAGGTGTCCTCGACGGTGACGTCGATCGGCGTCCCGTCCGCCTGCTTGAATCGGTATTTCATATCCCAGATCTGCTCGGCGATGGGGGCGGCAAAGCGGCTCATATGGCGAATCCCTATGGTCGGTCGTGATAATTGAGTGGGCGTCTGGATAGCCGCTGCGGCGCGCTGCCTCAACGGCGTTTAGCCAAATCTTAGCACTTTTTATCGGCACGCGCACCCTTCAAGACACAAGACCTTGCCCCCGGCAGCCCTTGAGCTACAATATAAAGTTGAAACTCTGGACGACTCTGTGGGGAACCTGTGGATAAGCGCGTGAATCTGGTGAAGCTGTCGGT harbors:
- a CDS encoding adenosylcobalamin-dependent ribonucleoside-diphosphate reductase; the encoded protein is MSRFAAPIAEQIWDMKYRFKQADGTPIDVTVEDTWRRIARDLARAEKKPDVWEEKFFGALEDFKYLPAGRITAGAGTARQVTLFNCFVMGTVPDSMSGIFDMLKEAALTMQQGGGIGYDFSTIRPRGADVKGVAADASGPLSFMDVWDAMCRTIMSAGSRRGAMMATMRCDHPDIEQFITAKSDPARLRMFNMSVLVTDAFMEAVKSDGSWDLQFDGKVYHTVQARDLWNKIMQATYDYAEPGVIFIDRINKANNLSYVEQIAATNPCGEQPLPPYGACLLGSINMARLVADPFETNAHLDQEAMQELVATAVRMMDNVVDVSKFPLDAQAQEARNKRRIGLGVTGLADALLMLGLEYGTDEAARQTDEWLHSIARAAYLASVDLAKEKGAFPLFDAEKYLASGNMMNMDEDVRDAIREHGIRNALLTSIAPTGTISLYAGNVSSGIEPVFAYAYTRKVLQKDGSRTEEEVVDYAVQMYREKFGADAKLPGYFVNAQTLSPAAHVKMQAAAQKWIDSSISKTINCPEDISFDAFKDVYMQAWDQGCKGCTTYRPNDVTGSVLSVSESADTAPGETAKAPHESGLAADGAEVVYMSEPLDRPQSLEGHTYKLKWPDSEHAIYLTINDIIINGHRRPFEVFINSKNMEHYAWTLALTRMISAVFRRGGDVSFVVEELKAVFDPRGGAWVQGKYIPSILAAIGGVIETHMVKTGFLEGEGMGLKSDPQAQVVNLNAPRGKACPSCGQFDMQMVEGCMTCRSCGHSKCG